In Blastopirellula sediminis, the following proteins share a genomic window:
- a CDS encoding serine/threonine-protein kinase produces MKLLDKLAALFKSNRLDIPSRFERIRESITGTMSEFMVVREHSTGRIYGLKILDKEKQEFFDSRFVGLKRPCEGEIACSMKHPNVAEAYEHGLLTTGQQYVLMEMVDGRGLQAMCNDHDPHLEGEQLNLLRQMSEALIYVHERGFIHRDICSRNFIVSRDGKHVKLIDFGLTLPAKPEFMTAGNRTGTPNYMSPEIVRRRPTDQRSDIFAFGVTAYRLCCYEFPWPAQTGTGKDALQHDTVPPTDITKVRPYIDPRLAAAIHACIKVNPKDRPQTMRDFLTMIAGIKEIDTR; encoded by the coding sequence ATGAAGCTATTGGACAAGTTGGCGGCGCTCTTCAAGTCGAATCGACTCGATATTCCCTCACGTTTTGAGCGAATTCGAGAGTCGATCACCGGCACGATGAGCGAATTCATGGTCGTGCGCGAACACTCGACAGGGCGCATCTACGGCCTGAAGATTCTCGACAAAGAAAAGCAGGAATTCTTCGATTCGCGGTTTGTCGGGCTCAAACGCCCCTGCGAAGGAGAAATTGCCTGCTCGATGAAGCACCCGAACGTCGCCGAGGCGTACGAGCATGGCCTGCTCACCACCGGTCAGCAGTACGTCCTGATGGAAATGGTCGATGGTCGCGGTCTCCAGGCGATGTGCAACGACCATGACCCGCACCTGGAAGGGGAACAACTCAATCTGCTGCGGCAGATGTCGGAAGCCCTGATTTACGTCCACGAGCGGGGCTTTATCCACCGCGACATCTGCAGCCGCAATTTCATCGTTTCCCGCGACGGGAAGCATGTGAAACTGATCGACTTCGGACTGACGTTGCCGGCCAAGCCAGAGTTCATGACGGCGGGCAACCGCACCGGAACCCCCAACTACATGTCGCCCGAGATCGTCCGCCGCCGCCCGACCGACCAGCGATCCGACATCTTCGCATTTGGCGTAACCGCTTACCGTTTATGCTGTTACGAGTTCCCCTGGCCCGCCCAAACCGGTACCGGCAAGGATGCTCTCCAGCACGATACGGTCCCCCCGACCGATATTACGAAAGTCCGCCCTTATATCGATCCCCGCCTGGCCGCGGCGATTCATGCCTGCATTAAGGTCAATCCGAAGGACCGTCCTCAGACAATGCGGGACTTTTTGACGATGATTGCCGGGATTAAGGAGATCGATACGCGGTAG
- a CDS encoding small basic protein, producing the protein MTIDKSLKVKRGGISTRSVLTRVERLEKMRADGKFNPETDSPIGIPKTRVVKISMKKKKKTKDE; encoded by the coding sequence GTGACCATCGACAAAAGCCTGAAAGTGAAGCGCGGCGGGATTTCGACTCGCAGCGTTTTGACCCGCGTCGAACGCCTCGAAAAGATGCGTGCCGACGGGAAATTCAATCCCGAAACCGATTCGCCGATCGGCATTCCGAAGACGCGCGTCGTCAAAATCTCGATGAAGAAAAAGAAGAAGACGAAGGACGAGTAG
- the larA gene encoding nickel-dependent lactate racemase codes for MKVKLEYGRVGLEANIPDNGNVRTLAYKDAPPLADPHAALLEVLARPNGAPPLFELAQGKKDACIVICDITRPVPNEMILRPALELLEAAGIARDKITILNATGLHRPNHGQELVEMVGQYIVDHYRIENHDGENREEHVHLGTSPNGVPIWIDRRYVEADLKITVGLIEPHFMAGFSGGRKLICPGIAHIDTIRAWHSPRFLEHENATMGCLVDNPVHIENTSIAKTAGCDFIINVVIDAHRHPLKFVAGDMIAAFEEGVEFVRSVVVDTLDKPADIVVTSSAGYPLDTTFYQSVKAMVAAAKVVKKGGTIIVAASLTEGIGSPPFTSLFSKYDNLNAFMTAILDPDCFTMDQWQLEELAKAARQAKIVMVSDGIPAERLSELFVEPAVSVEAAIESALAEHGNDASIAVIPKGPYVLAQLA; via the coding sequence ATGAAGGTCAAGTTGGAATACGGTCGCGTCGGCCTGGAAGCCAATATCCCCGACAACGGCAATGTGCGCACTCTAGCTTACAAAGATGCGCCGCCGCTGGCTGATCCTCATGCAGCGCTCTTAGAAGTTCTGGCCCGTCCCAACGGAGCGCCGCCGCTGTTCGAGCTAGCGCAAGGGAAGAAAGACGCTTGCATCGTGATCTGCGACATCACGCGACCCGTTCCGAACGAGATGATCCTGCGGCCGGCGCTGGAACTGCTGGAAGCGGCCGGCATCGCTCGCGACAAGATCACCATTCTGAACGCGACCGGTCTTCATCGTCCCAACCATGGTCAAGAACTAGTCGAGATGGTCGGCCAGTACATTGTCGATCACTATCGGATTGAAAACCACGACGGCGAGAACCGGGAAGAGCATGTTCACCTGGGAACGAGCCCCAACGGCGTACCGATCTGGATCGATCGCCGCTACGTCGAAGCCGATCTGAAAATCACCGTCGGTCTGATCGAGCCTCACTTCATGGCCGGCTTCTCTGGCGGCCGCAAGTTGATCTGCCCCGGCATCGCCCACATCGACACGATCCGCGCCTGGCACTCGCCTCGCTTTTTGGAACATGAAAACGCGACGATGGGCTGCCTGGTCGACAACCCGGTTCACATTGAGAATACGTCGATCGCCAAAACGGCTGGCTGCGACTTCATCATCAACGTGGTGATCGACGCCCATCGTCACCCGCTGAAGTTCGTCGCTGGCGACATGATCGCCGCGTTTGAAGAAGGGGTCGAGTTCGTCCGGAGCGTCGTCGTCGACACTCTCGACAAACCGGCCGACATCGTCGTCACCAGCAGCGCCGGCTATCCGCTCGACACCACCTTCTACCAATCGGTCAAAGCGATGGTCGCCGCCGCCAAGGTTGTGAAAAAAGGAGGCACAATCATCGTCGCCGCCAGTCTGACCGAAGGAATCGGAAGTCCGCCGTTTACTTCCCTCTTCAGCAAGTACGACAACCTCAACGCGTTCATGACGGCGATCCTCGATCCCGATTGCTTCACGATGGATCAGTGGCAACTGGAAGAACTAGCCAAAGCGGCCCGCCAGGCGAAGATTGTTATGGTATCAGACGGGATTCCGGCCGAACGTCTGAGCGAACTGTTCGTCGAACCGGCTGTGAGCGTCGAAGCGGCGATCGAGAGCGCACTGGCCGAACATGGGAATGACGCATCGATCGCGGTGATTCCTAAAGGGCCTTATGTGCTCGCGCAGTTGGCGTGA
- the epmA gene encoding EF-P lysine aminoacylase EpmA, with amino-acid sequence MTNDAAAAWRPTCSLEMLRARSELLQQIRQFFLSRDFLEVETPLLSHDSVIDRHLDPLSVTLFGDPRTPDVGKQAWLQTSPEFGMKRLLAAGAEKIFQLCKAFRGGEVGQRHNVEFTMLEWYRVGDDYAAGRKLLADLASEILGSDIEMLTYAEAFDRYAKIDPHRASGGELLEAARKRQITMPESYDDSDRDLLLELLLTELVEPHLGESVPTILYDYPASQAALAQVSGGVPPVAERFELYVRGIELANGYHELLDPQLLRSRNQANNRARGEDGKYLLPEESRLLKAMEHGLPACSGTALGVDRLLMVKTGAAALADVLTFPIDRA; translated from the coding sequence ATGACAAACGATGCAGCCGCCGCTTGGCGCCCGACCTGTTCGCTGGAGATGCTCCGTGCACGCAGCGAACTATTGCAGCAAATCCGGCAGTTCTTTCTGTCGCGCGATTTTCTGGAAGTCGAGACGCCGCTTCTCTCGCACGACAGCGTGATCGATCGTCACTTGGATCCGCTCAGCGTGACGCTGTTCGGCGATCCCCGCACGCCGGACGTCGGCAAACAAGCGTGGCTGCAAACTTCGCCAGAATTCGGCATGAAGCGACTGTTGGCGGCAGGCGCCGAGAAGATCTTTCAGCTCTGCAAAGCGTTTCGCGGCGGAGAAGTGGGCCAGCGGCATAACGTCGAGTTCACGATGCTCGAGTGGTATCGCGTCGGCGACGACTATGCGGCCGGTCGAAAACTGTTGGCCGACCTGGCGAGCGAGATCCTCGGCAGCGACATCGAGATGCTCACCTATGCCGAAGCGTTTGATCGCTATGCCAAGATTGATCCACATCGCGCTAGCGGCGGCGAACTTTTGGAGGCGGCCCGCAAGCGACAAATTACAATGCCCGAGTCTTACGACGACTCCGACCGCGATCTGCTGTTGGAATTGCTGCTGACAGAACTGGTTGAGCCGCATCTAGGCGAAAGCGTTCCGACAATCCTTTACGACTATCCCGCGTCGCAAGCCGCTTTAGCGCAAGTCTCTGGCGGAGTTCCGCCGGTCGCCGAGCGTTTTGAGCTTTATGTGCGCGGCATTGAGCTGGCGAACGGCTATCATGAATTGCTCGATCCGCAGCTCCTCCGCTCGCGAAATCAGGCGAACAACCGCGCCCGCGGCGAGGATGGCAAATACCTGTTGCCGGAAGAGAGTCGGCTACTGAAAGCGATGGAGCATGGCTTGCCGGCCTGTAGTGGAACGGCGCTAGGGGTCGATCGACTGCTGATGGTGAAGACCGGCGCTGCGGCGCTCGCGGACGTGTTGACCTTTCCGATCGATCGGGCGTAG
- a CDS encoding class II fumarate hydratase — MSEFRIEKDSMGDVQVPANAYYGAQTQRAVENFPISGWNLPPALIHAMGWVKHACAVANRDLGKLTGTGKNPLSDEQVEALLNAAIEVREGKFDGEFPIDVFQTGSGTSSNMNVNEVISNRAIEMLGGDRFDQKKPVHPNDHVNMGQSTNDTFPTAIHVAVAMQIENNLLPALERLHESLAKKAMEWDKIIKIGRTHLMDATPLRLGQEFGGFARQIELSIERARVAQDAVLELPVGGTAVGTGINTHPEFSKRVAAELASGTGIPFIEAINHFEANAQRDGLVQCHGILKTIANTLFNVSNNIRWLGSGPRCGFFEVVLPDRQPGSSIMPGKVNPVMCESMMQVCARVIGNDATITMSGATGGNFQLNIMMPVMGQTTLESIHLLASSCNAFVEFCSDGLEANEEACNASVEQSLSMCTSLNPLIGYDKAAKMAKDAFKTGKTIRELAKEQGEIAEPDLNKALDPWRMTFPHE; from the coding sequence ATGTCCGAATTTCGCATCGAAAAAGACTCGATGGGTGACGTTCAAGTCCCCGCCAACGCTTACTACGGCGCCCAGACGCAACGGGCGGTCGAGAACTTTCCGATCTCGGGCTGGAATTTGCCCCCGGCGCTGATCCACGCGATGGGGTGGGTCAAACATGCATGTGCCGTCGCCAATCGTGATCTCGGCAAGCTGACCGGCACCGGCAAGAATCCGCTGAGCGATGAGCAGGTCGAAGCGCTGTTAAACGCCGCCATTGAAGTTCGCGAAGGGAAGTTCGACGGCGAGTTTCCGATCGACGTCTTCCAGACCGGCTCCGGCACGTCGAGCAACATGAACGTCAACGAAGTAATCAGCAACCGCGCGATCGAGATGCTCGGCGGCGATCGATTTGATCAGAAGAAGCCGGTTCACCCCAACGACCACGTCAACATGGGGCAGAGCACCAACGACACCTTTCCGACGGCGATCCACGTCGCGGTCGCGATGCAGATCGAAAACAATCTGTTGCCGGCGCTTGAACGACTGCACGAGTCGCTCGCCAAGAAGGCGATGGAGTGGGACAAGATCATCAAGATCGGCCGCACCCACTTGATGGACGCCACGCCGCTTCGTCTCGGCCAAGAGTTCGGCGGCTTCGCGCGTCAGATCGAACTGTCGATCGAACGGGCTCGCGTCGCCCAAGACGCCGTGCTGGAACTTCCGGTCGGCGGCACCGCGGTCGGCACTGGGATTAACACCCATCCAGAATTCTCGAAGCGCGTCGCGGCCGAGCTCGCCTCCGGCACCGGCATCCCGTTCATCGAAGCGATCAATCACTTTGAAGCGAACGCCCAGCGCGACGGCCTGGTCCAGTGCCATGGCATCCTGAAGACGATCGCCAACACGCTGTTCAACGTCTCGAATAACATCCGCTGGCTCGGCAGCGGCCCGCGTTGCGGTTTCTTTGAAGTGGTGCTCCCCGATCGTCAGCCGGGGAGCTCGATCATGCCGGGCAAGGTGAACCCGGTGATGTGCGAAAGCATGATGCAGGTCTGCGCTCGCGTGATCGGCAATGACGCTACGATCACCATGAGCGGCGCCACCGGCGGCAACTTCCAGCTGAACATCATGATGCCGGTGATGGGACAGACGACCCTCGAGAGCATCCACTTGCTCGCCAGCAGCTGCAACGCCTTTGTCGAATTCTGCAGCGACGGCCTGGAAGCGAACGAAGAAGCGTGCAACGCGTCGGTCGAACAAAGCTTGTCGATGTGCACCAGCTTGAACCCGCTGATCGGCTATGACAAAGCGGCGAAGATGGCGAAGGACGCCTTCAAGACCGGCAAGACGATTCGTGAACTGGCGAAAGAGCAGGGGGAAATCGCCGAGCCGGACCTGAACAAGGCGCTCGATCCGTGGCGAATGACCTTCCCACACGAATAA